A genomic region of Trifolium pratense cultivar HEN17-A07 linkage group LG3, ARS_RC_1.1, whole genome shotgun sequence contains the following coding sequences:
- the LOC123912867 gene encoding serpin-ZX-like: MNFQRESITNLTKVSLTMAKHLFSKEQYKEKNVVFSPLSLQVVLSIIAAGSDGPTQQQLLDFLQFESVDQLKSLSSQLVSYVLADATPAGGPQLSFVNGTWVEQSLLLQPSFKKIVANDFKATIASVDFRNKAPQVREEVNLWAEKETNGLIKNLLPRDAVDSLTKFIFANALYFKGTWSREFDTSKTKDYDFHLLNGHSNKVPFMTSSKEQFIRSFDGFKVLRLFYKHGDYLYMQKDKRYFSIYIFLPDAKDGLLALTEKVVFESNFLEDTCPQKLVTVGDFRIPRFNVSFELESSNMLKELGVVLPFSEGGLTKIVDSHVDQNLYVSEIYHKSFIEVNEKGTKAAAATSATMRCGCARITEPPPPPVDFVADHPFLFLIREDSSGTVLFIGQVLNPLVG; the protein is encoded by the exons ATGAATTTCCAGCGTGAATCGATCACCAACCTTACCAAGGTTTCTTTGACAATGGCCAAACACTTGTTCTCAAAAGAACAATATAAAGAAAAGAACGTCGTGTTTTCGCCATTGTCACTCCAGGTTGTGCTTAGCATCATCGCTGCTGGCTCCGACGGTCCAACACAACAACAGCTTCTCGACTTTCTCCAATTTGAATCTGTCGACCAACTCAAATCTTTGTCCTCTCAACTTGTTTCATATGTGCTCGCCGATGCTACTCCTGCAGGCGGACCTCAGCTGTCCTTTGTCAATGGTACGTGGGTTGAACAGTCACTTCTTCTTCAACcttctttcaaaaaaattgtgGCTAATGATTTCAAAGCCACTATTGCCTCAGTTGATTTTCGCAACAAG GCTCCTCAAGTGCGAGAAGAAGTGAATTTATGGGCAGAAAAAGAGACTAATGGTCTTATAAAAAATCTACTTCCACGTGATGCAGTTGATAGCTTAACTAAGTTCATCTTTGCAAATGCactatacttcaaaggaacgtGGTCAAGGGAGTTTGATACTTCAAAAACGAAAGACTATGATTTTCATCTTCTCAATGGCCACTCAAACAAGGTTCCTTTCATGACTAGCTCCAAAGAACAATTTATTAGAAGCTTTGATGGTTTTAAAGTCCTTcgtcttttttataagcatgGCGATTATTTATATATGCAAAAAGATAAGCGTTATTTCTCTATTTACATTTTTCTTCCTGATGCAAAAGATGGGTTGTTAGCTTTGACTGAGAAAGTAGTTTTCGAATCTAATTTTTTGGAAGATACGTGTCCTCAAAAACTAGTGACAGTAGGTGACTTCAGAATTCCAAGATTCAATGTTTCTTTTGAGCTTGAAAGTTCTAATATGCTGAAAGAGTTAGGAGTGGTTTTACCTTTCTCTGAGGGAGGTTTGACAAAAATTGTGGACTCTCATGTGGATCAAAACCTTTATGTTTCTGAGATATACCACAAGTCTTTTATTGAAGTAAATGAAAAAGGAACTAAAGCTGCTGCGGCAACCAGTGCTACAATGAGGTGCGGATGTGCTAGGATTACCGAACCTCCGCCGCCTCCGGTAGACTTTGTAGCTGACCACCCTTTCTTATTTTTGATCAGAGAAGATTCGTCTGGAACGGTactctttattggacaagtacTCAATCCTCTTGTGGGGTGA